The following proteins are co-located in the Rippkaea orientalis PCC 8801 genome:
- a CDS encoding DUF29 domain-containing protein, whose amino-acid sequence MAKLTHNTPQTLYDSDYHHWLEITIKQLKCQDFSALDLKNLIEELESVGRSDLRTVNSLLKQIIIHRLKLEHLPDIEPRKYWHKEINNFQEQLEDLLTTLLKNKIDLDTIYNRAKRDILDDYNLELPSDCPYSLNELLKF is encoded by the coding sequence ATGGCAAAACTAACTCATAATACACCTCAAACTCTTTACGATAGTGACTATCATCATTGGTTGGAAATAACCATCAAACAATTAAAATGTCAAGATTTTTCTGCCCTTGACTTAAAGAATTTAATTGAGGAATTAGAGAGCGTGGGTAGAAGTGATTTACGAACCGTTAATAGTTTACTGAAACAAATTATTATTCATCGTTTAAAATTGGAGCATTTGCCTGATATAGAACCTCGCAAATATTGGCATAAAGAAATTAATAACTTTCAAGAGCAATTAGAAGATTTACTAACTACTTTATTAAAAAATAAAATTGATTTAGATACCATTTATAATCGAGCTAAAAGAGATATTTTAGATGATTATAATTTGGAATTACCGTCAGATTGTCCTTACTCTTTAAATGAGTTATTAAAGTTCTAA